Part of the Candidatus Binatus sp. genome is shown below.
GGAAACCTGTTCAGCAACAAGAGCACCGACAAGCAGAAGGACAACCTGATCGTGTTCCTGACTCCGCATATAGTTCGCAACAAGAGCCAACTGCGCGATCTCGCCCTGGACGAGCGCCAGCAGTTCGCCAACTCGCTCGGCCGCAAGGAAGTTCACGATATGCCGGCCTCGCAGATTCAACAGATCTACAAGCCGAGCTTCTCGATTCCTGTTTCTCCCGCGGCCGACCTGAACGCGTACGGCGGTGCTCCTGCGTCTGCTCCGGGTCCCGAAAATCCGGGCGCCGCATTCGGGTCCGGGCCCTCCGGCAACGAAAGCCAGACTCCTTTCAATAGCCCTGAGATCGGTCCGACCTCGATGAACAAGACGACGACCGGCTACTCGACTGCGACTTCGGCGACCATCACGGGCGCCCCGCTGTACTCGGCGTCCTCCGCACGATTTGTTACCAGGGGGCCTGCTGCGCCGCTGGATCCCGGCGCCGGCAAAGTCTCGGCAGGACCAGCGGCTGGCGGCGGCGGCTTGGCGGCCTCGTCGAGCGCGCCCGACTCGACCAAGGCCGGCGGCGCTGCAGGTGTAACCCCCGGCATCGCCCCCTAACTCTCCGTCTAGCTGTTCTATCAGGGCGAAGCTCGCATCTTTGTCTTAACAGACGGGGAGCAGTGAAAAACGAAACCCGTAAGCGGTTTCGCATTCTCAAAAGCTGCAATTAAACATGGCCAGGCAAATCGGTCCCGTTCAGGCCCGAATCGAATACACGGGCATAACCGCCGTCACCGCGGCGCTGCGTGCGATGCCGTTAGAACGGGCGGTGCGCGCGGGCGCGCGGCTGGGAGGATGGGCGATGAATTTCGATCGCCCCAACCGGCCGATCGCGCTCAAAAACCTCGCGATCGCTTTCCCCGAGATTACCCCGGCGGCGCGCCTGGCAATCCTGCGCAAGATGTATCGCAGTTGGGGCCGCGTGCTCGCCGAATGGACCCACTTGCCCGAACTCAGCCGCGCCAACATCGAGCACGTCGTTACCTACGAGGGCAAGGAAAATTGGGACGAGGCCGAACGGCGCTCCAACGGCCGCGGCATATTGGTGCTGACCGGACATTACGGAAATTTCGAGCTACTGCCCATCGCCCACTCCATCTACGGCTACCATCTCGCCATCGTTCGTCGGCCGTTGCGCAATCCGCTGGTCGACGCCGCCGTATGCGCCGAGCGAATCCGCCATGGAAACAGACTCATCGAGCGCAAGGCGGGCGGGCGCGAGATGATGCGGATGCTGCGGCAGAACTGGATGATCGCAATCGCGCTCGACCTCGACGTGCGCAAGGGCGTATTCGTCGATTTCTTCGGGATGCCCGCCTGCACCAGCGAGGGCATGGCGCGGCTGTCGATCGCCACCGGCGCGCCGGTGCTGCCGGCGTTCATGGTGCGCCAGGGCGACACGATTCATCACAAGATCAAAATTCTGCCCGCCATCTATGCTGAGAAGACTCGCAACCGCCAGGCTGCCGTGCGCGAGTACACCCAGCGCTACACCGACACGATCGAGCAGATGATCCGCGAGCATCCCGATCATTGGAACTGGATTCACCGGCGATGGAAAACCCGCCCGCCCGGCGAACCCCGCTTCTACTAGACAGCGATCGCTACTGACAAGGTCCCCCGCCTAAATCCTCCGCCGGGCTTTCCCGCCGGGCGCCGCAACCATCATCTTGATAAGCTCTTCGGTGATCCTCGGCTCCAGTCCCTCGGTGTGGCCCTTATCCAGGCGCACGACGTCGGCGATCAGCCGTCCGTCTCGGGCTTTGGGGTAGAGATATACCTGAGCCGTGCCCGGCCGAGGCGACAGACCCCAGGCCGGCGTCGACTTCCCTTCGCGGATGGTGTCATAGATTTGTCCGGGCTCGTCATCGACCACATCGGCCAGCCTTACCCGTGGGCCGGCCCCGTATTTGTCGGCCCATGGCGAAGTCGATGGCAGCGCGACCATCTCATGCTCGCCCGTCGCGAAGATGAAGGAGATGTCGCAGTCAGGCGCCGTGGCGCGGCCTGGGCGGGGCGTGTCGCCCGCCTGGGCCGGCATCGGAGGCAGCCCACCTATGGCGACGAAGAAGGACGCCGGGAGCTCGATCGGCCCGATCCGCCCGCCAGAGAGGCTGAGCCAGCCGTCAACTCGGTGCTTGAAGAAGTCGTCACCGAGCAGGCGGTTGGCCGTCATGCCGCCTTGGGAATGGCCAATGATCCAGAACGAGGCGATGTTGTCCTTGCCATGCCTATCGAACACATAGTCCACAATATTGCGCAGATGGGCGTCATCGGCTTCTGCGGCCCAGTGCCGAAACGGCTCCTTGGTGGCCGCAGATGGCGTGGCGATAACCAGCCGATACTTCTCTTTGTATTGCGAAGCCGGGAAGTAGGCGCGCTGCCATGCGCCGACCGAACCGCCCCCGTGCAGGCTCAAGAGGAATACCACCTTGTCGCCGGGCTGAAGATCGTCTGGATCGTCAAGATAGAACTTGCGACCGGTCTTTTTGTCCACCGCGCTGATGCTGCCCACGCTCGTTTCTCCCAACACCCCGGTTTAAGCCGGGATTTCCGTCCAACTCTCCGATTTCGACTCGCTTTGTAAACCCAAACGGCCTCCCCCGGCAAGGATGCGTCGCGCGCATCGCCTCGGCCGTCGCCGTCGCCGCCTGGCGGGGCTACGATTCTTTTGTTTGCCAGGTCTCGACCGCCTCGCTGAGCGCCATCAGGCACACGCCGGTCGCGAACGGCGCAGTCGCGATTTCGATCGAATTGTAAAAGGCAAAGTCCCCCGGCGGCGTTTGCTGCGATACGCCCGTGAACGCGCCGTGCGAGTCGACGTTCGCGCAAATCGCGCCAAGCGCGCGCGAGTACGCGTCGCGCGCGTGAGCCTCGTCGAGACCGCGCAGCCGGGTCCGAATCGCGCGGCCGAGCGCGAGCGCAAATCCGGCCGCCGCCGACGCCTCGAGATACGAATCGTCGCGATCGATCACGGTGTGCCACAAGCCGGACTGGTCCTGCAACGATGCGACTTTGTTGAGTTGAAGCGCCAGCGCCTCGCGTACCTTCTCAACCTTTGCGCCAAGCGGTTGAAGCAGGCCGGCCGCCTCGATTTCGGCCGTCACTTGCGGCGCCGCGATCGAAAACCAGCTGTTGCCGCGGGCCCACAGACACGGCGAATGCGAGTTGCGGTCAACGTAGGCGACGTGCCAGAAAAGTCCGCTGCCGGAGTCGGCCAGATGATCGCGATGAACGATCATCTGATCCGCCGCGCGCTCGATCATCGCGGCGTCGCCCGAGAGCCGGCCGAGCAATGCGATCGCGGGCGCGGTGAAGTAGCAGACGTCGATCCACACTTCGAGCGCCGGTGGATGCGGGACGAAAGCGCCGTCGGGAGTCCGCGCGGCTGAATTTTCCATGAAGCCGACGATCGCGCGCGCGTAATCCAGGTAGCGCGGATCGCCGGTCTTCAGGTGCAGGTCGAGCGCCGGGAGCGCCTCGGCCGCCCAGAACCAGAACCATCCGTTGGTGCGCGGACCCGCCGCCAGCTTTGGCGCGAACCATCGCTGGGCCGCCTCGATCGGGGCGTCGGTCTTAAGCGCGCGCGCGGCGTACACGAGGCCGTCGCACAGAATCGCGTCACCCCAATGAGGCTGCTTGGCGAGCAGCTCGCGGCTGGCGCTGGCGGCCATGCGCTCGAGCGTGCGGCTTAGTTCATCATAATTTACAAAAGCTGGGGGCAAAAATAACGTCTCCACAGCCGGGGTCGCGGGAGATATACTTGCGCAGAGACTGCACCGATGGCGTTTATCAAGTCAAAGACTCCGAAGATCAAAGGGCTTCACGAAGTGGGGCGCTACGCCGTCGGCGTGCAATGGGTTGACGGTCACGACAGCATTTTTCCGCTGGATAATTTGCGCCGCGGATGTCCGTGCGACGCGTGCAAGGGCAATCTGAACGGCGAGATGCCGCCCGCGAGCGTCCGCATGCGGCAGCTTTCGCGGCTGGGCGAAGCGGCGGTGTTTATCGGATGGGTTGACGGCCACGAGACTATCTACACGATGCCCCAGCTCAGAAATCTCTGCCGATGCGCATATTGCGTGGCGGAGCCCGAGCGTCCGATCACCGGCGGCTAGGGCGTCGTGCTTGGCGGCGGTGGTTGCCGATGCTTGGCGATACTGCCGCGGCCGCCTGAGCCGCCGTTGAGTGCGTCGATATTTACCTGCGCGACTCTCAGCTTGGGATCGAGCTTGAGCGCCTTCTCCCAGGCTTCTTCGGCTTCGCCGAAGCGCTGCAAATCGTTCAGCGCCATGCCTTGGGCGTTGTAAAGCCGCGCGTTGGAGGGGTCCTTGACTATTCCGGCGTTGGCCGCGAGCAGCGCATCTTCGGCGTCGCCGACGCGCAGGTACACGTCGGCCAGCTCGATGAAGTTGCTGCCCGACGGATTCAGCTCGGTCGCCGTGTGGTACATCTGGATCGCGGTATCGCCGTCGCGCAGCACGCCATAGCAGAAGCCCAGGTCCACGTACGCTGAGTCGTTGCGAGGATCGATGCGCAGCGCCTCATGCAGCTTGTCCATCGCCGCGTGGATTTCCTTGGTATCGACGGGATTGGCCTGACCAGCCTGCCTGACCAACTTTTCCGCCTCGGCAACGACCGCGTCGGATGCGGCGCGATTCGCGCCGGCCGCGAAGCTCGAAGACGCGAGCGCCAGGACTCCCAATCCGGCGATCGCGATGGCGAGCATCAAAGCCAGACTCGTTCGCCAGTTGGCGCGCAATCGATAAACCATGTTCACGCCACCATTCACCCCAACGCCAATGATAATAGGCGCTGCGTACAAATTGGCAAGATTGAGCGCCCGGCTAGGTGTTTAGTTGTTTCACGCGGGCTGCTCCGATAGCTATGGGTTCGTGCCCCGCGACTCGTTCAATCGTGAGATAGATTACCTGCGGTTATCGGTAATCGACAGATGCAACCTGCGATGCGTTTACTGCATGCCGCTGGAGGGATTGCGCTTTCTTCCCAAAGACGAGTTGCTGACCCCGGCGGAGTTCGAAACCGTCGCGCGCGCCGCGGTCGGTGTGGGCTTTCGAAAATTCCGGCTGACCGGCGGCGAGCCTACCCTGCGGCTCGATCTCGTCGAGATTGTCGAGCGGCTGGCGCGCGTGCCCGGAGTGGGCGGCGTGGCGCTGACCACCAACGCTCTTCTGCTCACGGAGCTTGGGCCGGCGCTGAAACGCGCGGGGCTGAATCGAATCAACGTGCATCTCGACAGCCTGGACCCGGCGACCGTCGAGCGGCAAATGCGATGGGGCAGCTTCGAGAAAATCTGGCGCGGGATCGTCGCGGCCGAAGCGGCGGGACTACGGCCTATCAAGCTCAACTCGGTCGTGACCGCCGGCTACAACGAATCCGACGTGGTCGAGCTGGCGCGCCTGACGCTTGAGCGCGACTGGCACGTGCGATTCATCGAGCTGATGCCGCTGGGCGGCGGCGAATGCGCGAGGTTGTCGATGAAGCGCTACGTGTCCAACATCGAGACGCGGCGCAGAATCGAGGCGGCGCTCGGCGCGCTCACTGAAATCCCGTCTGAAAACCCGGCCGACGAATCGCGCAACTTCCGGCTTGCGGGCGCGCGCGGCGTGGTCGGCTTCATCAGTCCGGTCAGCGAGCCTTACTGCGGGACCTGCAACCGGATGCGGCTGACGGCGGACGGCAAATTCCACCTGTGCCTGCTCAATGACGACGAACTCGACGTGCGCAGCGCGTTGCGCTCGAATTCAGGCGACGTGATTGCCGGCGTGGCGCGAATCCTCAAGCGCGCGGTCGAGTTGAAGCCTACCGGGCATCACCTGCTCGAAGGGCGCTCGACGCAGGACCGTTCGATGTACCAGATCGGCGGCTGACGCAGCACGCCCTCGCGCATCGCGGCGGTCAGCGTTCTTCGCCGAACAGGAATATCGAGACCGCGATCATCGCGAACATGAAATTCGGAATCCACGCGGCGACTACCGCGGGCAGCAGCGCCGAACGACCGAGCGCCGAAGTGATTCCGAGCGAGGTCCAGTAGGCGAAGCCGATCACGATTGCCAAGCCGAAGCTGCGCCCCAGACTCAGGTTGCGCGGCAGCGGATCGAGGCTGAGCGCCATCCCGAGCGCGGCCATTATCAGGCACGTCAGCGGCATCGCGTACTTCAGATCGCGATCGACTACGTATCCGCCCGGGTCGAGTCCCTTGCTGCGCAGATCGGCGATGTAGCGATTGAGTTCCCACAAGCTGAACTCCTCCGGGTCGAAGCGCAGCAGCCCGAAATCGGCGGGAGTCAGTCCAAGCTCGAAGCGTGCGGCGCCAAACTTGGTCACGGCGCCGCCCTCGCCGATCTGGAACGAGTTCAACCCGCTCTCAACCCAGCCGTGACCGTTCCATTTCGCGCTCGTCGCATGCTGGAGGTCCTTGAGTCCGAAAACGTTATCGAGTTGATAATGGGTAATACCGACGAGCTGCGAGTTTTCC
Proteins encoded:
- a CDS encoding gamma-butyrobetaine hydroxylase-like domain-containing protein, which encodes MAFIKSKTPKIKGLHEVGRYAVGVQWVDGHDSIFPLDNLRRGCPCDACKGNLNGEMPPASVRMRQLSRLGEAAVFIGWVDGHETIYTMPQLRNLCRCAYCVAEPERPITGG
- a CDS encoding lysophospholipid acyltransferase family protein produces the protein MARQIGPVQARIEYTGITAVTAALRAMPLERAVRAGARLGGWAMNFDRPNRPIALKNLAIAFPEITPAARLAILRKMYRSWGRVLAEWTHLPELSRANIEHVVTYEGKENWDEAERRSNGRGILVLTGHYGNFELLPIAHSIYGYHLAIVRRPLRNPLVDAAVCAERIRHGNRLIERKAGGREMMRMLRQNWMIAIALDLDVRKGVFVDFFGMPACTSEGMARLSIATGAPVLPAFMVRQGDTIHHKIKILPAIYAEKTRNRQAAVREYTQRYTDTIEQMIREHPDHWNWIHRRWKTRPPGEPRFY
- a CDS encoding tetratricopeptide repeat protein, producing MVYRLRANWRTSLALMLAIAIAGLGVLALASSSFAAGANRAASDAVVAEAEKLVRQAGQANPVDTKEIHAAMDKLHEALRIDPRNDSAYVDLGFCYGVLRDGDTAIQMYHTATELNPSGSNFIELADVYLRVGDAEDALLAANAGIVKDPSNARLYNAQGMALNDLQRFGEAEEAWEKALKLDPKLRVAQVNIDALNGGSGGRGSIAKHRQPPPPSTTP
- the moaA gene encoding GTP 3',8-cyclase MoaA translates to MFHAGCSDSYGFVPRDSFNREIDYLRLSVIDRCNLRCVYCMPLEGLRFLPKDELLTPAEFETVARAAVGVGFRKFRLTGGEPTLRLDLVEIVERLARVPGVGGVALTTNALLLTELGPALKRAGLNRINVHLDSLDPATVERQMRWGSFEKIWRGIVAAEAAGLRPIKLNSVVTAGYNESDVVELARLTLERDWHVRFIELMPLGGGECARLSMKRYVSNIETRRRIEAALGALTEIPSENPADESRNFRLAGARGVVGFISPVSEPYCGTCNRMRLTADGKFHLCLLNDDELDVRSALRSNSGDVIAGVARILKRAVELKPTGHHLLEGRSTQDRSMYQIGG
- a CDS encoding glycoside hydrolase family 88 protein yields the protein MPPAFVNYDELSRTLERMAASASRELLAKQPHWGDAILCDGLVYAARALKTDAPIEAAQRWFAPKLAAGPRTNGWFWFWAAEALPALDLHLKTGDPRYLDYARAIVGFMENSAARTPDGAFVPHPPALEVWIDVCYFTAPAIALLGRLSGDAAMIERAADQMIVHRDHLADSGSGLFWHVAYVDRNSHSPCLWARGNSWFSIAAPQVTAEIEAAGLLQPLGAKVEKVREALALQLNKVASLQDQSGLWHTVIDRDDSYLEASAAAGFALALGRAIRTRLRGLDEAHARDAYSRALGAICANVDSHGAFTGVSQQTPPGDFAFYNSIEIATAPFATGVCLMALSEAVETWQTKES
- the lptG gene encoding LPS export ABC transporter permease LptG; its protein translation is MTLRPRLSPVMDRFIAGQFFGPFMVCLAAFTAAYLLGDMFDRFDDLIRYGGLGLLGLEYFALKLPLIISQVLPVASLAGVLLGFALLNRSGEVLACQQLGISRLEMAVPVLIVAVLISGFDFFISETVVPAATRQAKYIYAVELKKHQLKGVFANRRIWVRVRDGFISVDRFDKENSQLVGITHYQLDNVFGLKDLQHATSAKWNGHGWVESGLNSFQIGEGGAVTKFGAARFELGLTPADFGLLRFDPEEFSLWELNRYIADLRSKGLDPGGYVVDRDLKYAMPLTCLIMAALGMALSLDPLPRNLSLGRSFGLAIVIGFAYWTSLGITSALGRSALLPAVVAAWIPNFMFAMIAVSIFLFGEER